AACTATCGTTTATCTTAAATATCCAGAAAACCAAAAAAAATTTACATATAGCCTCAAAATAATTCAATATTTTTAAATACATTTCATTATTAATTATAACCGTTAATTCAATTTAATACAAGTTAATACGCTTTTGGGAGATGATACTCTTGAGGTTTTGCCGAAAATTGATGTTTAACTGAGACTGCGGGAGTAAGCAGAGACTATGATTTGTATTCCGGGTCTCTGCTTTGGAGGTCGGGAGTAAAATGTGGCTTATTGTTTAAGAAGGTAATTCACTAATAATCTAACACCAAAGCCAGTTCCAAACTGCGGGATTTCAGCCTTGGCCGATCCTTCATTAAATGCCGTTCCTGCGATATCGATATGAGCCCAGGGTACATCCTCAACAAATTCTTTGAGAAAAGCGGCACCGATTATGGAGCTGGCATGCCCGCGTTTGAATTTGGAAAGGTTTCGCAGGTCACTAATGTCACTTTTCAGCGATTCACTGTATTCCTGATATAACGGTAGTCGCCACAATCTTTCACCACTCTGTTCGCCTGCTTCAAACAGATCCTGGGCTACTTTATCGTGATTACTAAACAGGCCAGCCACCACATCAGCAAATGCCACCATTACACCACCGGTTAGAGTTGCAAGGTCAACGATAGTGCTTGGTGAATACTTGTCCTTGCAATAGGAAATTGCATCAGCCAGTACAAGTCGTCCCTCAGCATCTGTATTACATATTTCTACCGTTTTACCGGAGTAGGAGCGATAAATATCACCGGGAAAAAATGCTGTTGAACCAATAGCGTTGTGTGCTGCTGCTATGACACCTATGACATTACTATTTGGTTTTAATGTTCCAATACTTTTCATGATTCCAAGAACTGTAGCTCCCCCGGCCATATCTTCACGCATCGTTTCTATGCTTCCGGAAGGCTTAAGATTCTGTCCACCGGAATCAAATGTTATTCCTTTTCCTAGGATTGCGATCTTTTGCTCTTCTTTTTGATTACCGTTGTACTCGATAATGATCAATCTGGGAGGATAAACCGAGCCTTGCCCAACGGCCTGAATAAGCCCAAGCTTCTGGTGCTCAATCTCTTTTTCATCCAGCACGGTTACTTTCATCGAAAGCTCTTCTCCCAGTGTTTTTGCTTCTTTTGCCATTTGCTCGGGAGTCATAGTTGAAGCATTTTCATTCACAAGGTCTCTGGTGTAATTAACAGCTTCACAGATTGATTTGGTTTTTTTAACTTCGTTTTCATTCAGAGTTTCTGTAATGATTTCAAGATCTTGCAAAAGAACAGGTGGTTCCGATTTGTATTTACTGAATTTATAGGAACCAAGTAACGCCCCCTCTATACAGCTTGAAGCTAATTCATCATTAAGCCACTCTTTGTCTGAAAGTATAAGGGATACCTGGCTTCTTTTTGCTTCCAGGGCTATTTGAACCCCACGGGCAACGGCACTTCTCAGAACACGACTGGATATATCTTTTTGCTCTCCGACGCCGCAATAGATTTTTGCACTCTCACCTTCGTATCTTAGAGCTGTTTCAGTTTTTTTTCCGGAGAAATCTACTATTTTGGAATTGGAATTTTGGGCTATTGGAATGATCTGAGTTTGAAAATGTGCTGTTTTAGACAGATTAATTTTCATGTATCCCACCTGAATTCAGAGTTTAAGATTTAAAATTCTGAGATTATTTTGTGATAAGAATAACAAAAAGTGATTATTAAAAGATAAATATATATATTTGTTTAGTCTGCGTCTTCTATATTTAGGATATTTGCAAAAGTTGGGACAAAGCGCTCTTCTGAAAAAAATTAGGGATAAGCAGTAATGAGTAAAACAGCAGTTTTGTTCCCTGGGCAGGGAAGTCAGTATCTTGGCATGGGAAGAGACCTTTTTAAAGAGGATACTCTTTTTAGGTCATTAATAGAAATGGCTTCTGATCTGACCGGGAAAAATGTGGAAGATATTTGTTGTAATGGTCCTGAAACGGCTTTAATACGACCCACCTACCTTCAGCCGCTTATAGTTTCTATTTCCTTGTGCTATTTTAACCGTTTAGAGCAGCAGGGGCTTGGTGTTGATGTATTTGCGGGCCACTCTTTGGGTGAGATAAGTGCTCTGGCTGCAGCGGATGTTATCACTGTTGAAGAGGCGGTAACTATAGCGGTTAAACGTGGCCAGTTAATGGACAAGGTCGCAAATGATCATAGTGGCGGGATGATGGCGGTGTTGATGCTTTCCGTTGAAGAGGTAAGAGCACTACTCAAAGACATTGGGGACCCAGAGAGAATCGTTATAGCAAATGATAATGCTCCCGGGCAAGTGGTAATCTCAGGTGAAACAGAGATGCTTCAAAAGTTCTGTGCCTACGGTAGAGGAAGACCAGTTATGATTAAAGTTGCCGGTCCTTGGCATAGTCCCTTTATGAAAGAAGCATGCAGTGAGTACAGAGAGTGGGTTAAGCCTATTGAGTTTTTTGCACCTAAAACACCTCTTATTTTGAACGCTACAGCAACCATAGAAAACAATCCCGAAACTATTAAACAACATCATATCGCTCAGCTTACCAACCCGGTATACTGGAGAGACTGTATGACTACCCTCTCAGGGCTGTTTACCGAAACGATTTTTGAAGTCGGGCCGGGTAAAATTATCTCCGGGCTTGCCAGGGCAAATGGGTTACGAAGAGGTGTGAGCTATTTCTCTATAGATTCTTGTAAAAGCATTGATATGCTTATGCAGCAAGCCGCAGTTTGATAGAGGTGGTGGCGTAATAACCCGCCCCCTTTTTTCTTCTAACTATTTCTTTTTCTTCCTTTCGTGTTGCGATGCTCCATTGCTTAATATAGGCCTGTTTTTAGGCATGCTGTTTGCTCTTGATTAAAGCAGCAAAACGGTTATGCCGTTAATCATTTCAAACGGAAGGACAAAACATGGCGGATAATGAGCTTGGTAGAGGAGCAGGTAACGGAAAAAACGGTGAGCCGGGTACTCAGGGCAAATTTGTAATGTGGCGTTTTTTGATGTGGGCTGCCATATTAACCATACTGTTTTCCTACATTTTTGGTAGTTTCACCTCAGAGCAGCGTGTTTCGATTCCCTACAGTGAGTTTAAAAACCAGGTCAGAACAGGGAACATTTCAGAAGTGATGATTCGTGGAGAAGAAATTGAGGGAGAGTTTGTTGAATATTATACCGAAGAGATAGCAGATGGAGAAACTGTTGAATACAGTCACTTTGCTACAGTCAAACCACCCTTTGACGATTCTGATCTGATGGGGCTGCTTGAAGAGGGGAATGTAACCATTAATGCACAGACAACCGAGCGTAACTGGCTTTTCAGCACTATTTTACTCCTACTACCCTGGGCTTTGGTGCTCCTTTATTTTGTGTATGCCGGGGGCAGAATTCAAAGACAGATGAAAGGATTTGGTGGTGGTGGCGGGTTATTCAGTGTAGGAAAGTCAAAAGCCAAACGATTTGAAAAAGAGATGACCAATACCTCCTATGACCATGTTGCCGGTTTGAGTAATGCTAAAAAGGACCTTCAGGAGATTGTGGATTACCTTAAAGATCCGGGTAAATTTGCCAAACTTGGTGCCACTATTCCTAAGGGAGTTCTTCTGATGGGGCCTCCTGGGACCGGAAAGACTCTTCTTGCAAAAGCAACGGCAGGTGAAGCCGGGGTTCCTTTTTTCAGCACATCAGGCTCAGAGTTTATCGAGATGTTTGTCGGAGTAGGGGCTTCACGGGTACGGGATATGTTTGAAACCGCAAAAAAGGAAGCGCCGGCGATAATCTTTATCGATGAATTGGATTCTGTTGGAAGGGCCAGAGGGACCGGTTTAGGGGGCAGTCATGATGAAAGAGAGCAGACTCTTAACCAGATCCTCTCTGAAATGGATGGTTTTGAGGCCCATCAATCTGTTGTGGTAATTGCGGCAACCAATCGTCCCGATGTTCTCGACCCTGCCCTTACACGGCCAGGGCGCTTTGACCGACAAATCGCTCTCGAATTACCACAGAAAACTGCGCGGTTAGACATATTAAAGATTCACGCAAGTCACGTCCCCGTTGATCCCGATCTTAACCTTGAGAAGGTTGCCGCCAGAACGGTTGGCTTTTCGGGGGCAGACCTGCAGAATCTGGTTAATGAAGCGGCTCTTCTTGCCGGCAGAAAAGATAAACAAACGGTTGATATAAAAGATTTTGATGAAGCTCAGGATAAGATCCTTCTGGGCGCCGAAAGGGAAGATAAGCTTAATGACAGTGAGAAAAAGATAGTAGCATATCATGAAGCGGGGCATGCCCTTGTAGCCAAACTCCTTCCTGAGGCAGATCCACTGCAAAAGGTGACTATCATCGCACGGGGAAGATCTCTTGGTGCTACTGAGCAGATCCCTGATACCGACAGGCATAACTTTAACAGAGAATATCTTCTTAGTCGTATCTCTGTGGCTTTGGGTGGAAGAGTTTCCGAGAAGCTGATATTTGATGAGTTTACCAGTGGCGCAGCACAAGACCTAAAGCACGTGACTCAGATTGCCAGAAAAATGGTCTGTCAGTGGGGTATGAGTGAAAAGATCGGGCCAGCGACCTTCACTCAGGGCGAAGAGCATCCTTTTTTGGGAAGAGATATGATACAGCAAAAGGATTTCAGTGAACATACTGCTAAAATGATCGATGAAGAGATTCAGCGTATTATCGTTGACCAGGAGCAGAAAACCTATCGAATTCTCAATGAGAACAAAGAAAAGCTTAACCGTCTTGCTGAAGCACTTATCGAACACGAAACCCTTGAAAATGGCGAAATAGAGAAACTCCTAAACAGTGTCGATACTTCTGAAAACTCACCTACCAAGAAATAGTGAGTAAAAAGTTATTCCCTTAAAAGCATATCTCTGTCTCTCTAAATGAGGGCAGAGATGCGTCTTTATCGGAAAGTACAGGGTCTTTAACCGGCCAATCGATTTTAAGTTCAGGGTCATTCCATTTAATCCCACGGTCCAATGAAGGAGCATAGGGATAATCTACTTTATACTGAAGCTCGCAGTTTTCGGTTAAGGTACAAAATCCGTGGGCAAACCCTTTGGGTACGAAAAGAATATTGAAATTTTCTTCGGTGAGCTCGAAGCTGCTCCATTTACCAAAGGTGGGGGACTGTTCCCGTAAATCCACCACTATATCCATAACTGCTCCTTTAGTTACCCGAACCAGCTTGCTTTGAGCCGCCGGGGGAGCCTGAAAGTGTAGCCCTCTTATTACGCCTCTTTTTACAGACCTGGAGTGGTTGTCCTGAATGAAATCTGTATCTATGCCTGCATGTTGAAATTTTTCCCTTGAATAGCTCTCCAGAAAAAAACCCCTGTTGTCCCGAAAAACGTCGGGTTTTATCAAAATCACACCATTTAGTTCTGTTTGTAAAAACTCCATATCCTATACTTCCTCAAAATTTCCATTTGCAAGTTCAAGAAGATATTGTCCGTAGGCGTTGTGTTTCATGGGGTTTGCAACTTTAGTAAGCTGTTCTGAATCAATATAGTTAAGTCTATAGGCGATCTCTTCAGGGCAGGAAACTTTTTGGCCCTGACGGGTTTGTATCGTTTCCACAAACTCTGAAGCCTTAAGCATCGATTCGTGTGTTCCGGTATCCAGCCACGCTATGCCGCGGCCCAGGTTAACTACATGAAGCTGATTTTGTTCAAGATAGAGACGGTTAAGGTCAGTAATTTCCAACTCCCCCCTTTGGGACGGTTTAAGGGTTGAAGTTAGATCGCTTACGTTGGAATCATAGAAATAGATACCGGGAATTGCATACTTTGATTTCGGTTCAGAAGGCTTTTCTTCAAGGGATATAGCCTTACCATCTTTATCGAATTCTACTACCCCGTATCTGCTTGGATCATGTACTCTGTAAGCAAAGATAGTGGCACCAGTTTCTCTGCTAATCGCTTCCCTGAGACACTGTACAAGCCCATGGCCCCAGAAGAGGTTATCACCTAAAATCAAGGCTGCAGGACTGTCTCCCAAGAATTCTTTTCCGATTATAAATGCCTGAGCAAGCCCCTCAGGGCGTTTCTGCTGAGCATAAGAGAGGTTAATGCCCCATTGTTTTCCATCACCAAGCAGCTTCTTGAAACTTTCGCTGTCCTGTGGTGTTGTAATTATTAGAATATCCCGAATCCCCGCAAGCATCAGAATGGAAAGTGGGTAATAGATCATTGGTTTATCGTAAACAGGCATAAGCTGCTTAGAGACCGCTATAGTGATCGGGTAGAGACGAGTTCCCGATCCACCGGCAAGAATAATGCCTTTATACTTCATTTAATCTCCAAAGGTGCGAATAATCTGCAGTTGCAATTGCTATGAATATACATAAAATGATGCAGCCGGAACCACTCGACAAAAAAGGTGGCATGTTGTATTTACATTTAAACAGGTCCGGTATAGGAAAGAAGGTACAAATGAAAACTGAACTGGAAAAGGTCATCTTTGATTTTCTTGAATACACCAAAAAAGAAAAGGGGTACTCAGAAAACACCCTTTGTGCTTATAGAAGAGATCTTGCACAGTTCGTTGAATTTCTCAATAAAGCAGGGGTGCCCCCATCAATCAAAACCTCTCTAAACAAATCGGCCATAAGAACATTTAGCTACTCAGTTCGGGAAAAAGGGCTTAAACCCAAAACCCTTGCCAGAAAGTTAGCAGCAATAAAATCACTGTGTCATTACTGCGTAAAGCAGAAAATTTTGTCCGCCAACCCTTCAAAAGCACTCGCTACCCCCAGGATAGAGAAACCACTTCCGGTCTTCCTAACCCGTTCTCAGGCTGAGGAGCTAAACAGTGCAGAAGCGCCAACCAAGGAACCGATTCGTAACAGAGCAATTATTGAGCTGTTTTACGGTAGCGGTATCAGGCTGTCTGAGCTTCATGGGTTAAATATTGGCGATATCGACAAACACTCAATGACACTGAAGGTTTTAGGAAAGGGCAACAAAGAAAGGATCGTTCCGGTTACAAAGGTGGCCCTTGAGCTTACAGAACACTACCTGAGGGAAAGGGCACAGACGGGTTTATCTGACCCTGTGTTTACCACCAAAGAGGGAGCCAGGTTATCGAGAAGGCAGATAGAACGCATAGTATCAAAGGGGCTGCAGGGAGTGAGTTTGAGAAACAAAAGAAGTCCTCATGTGCTCCGCCACTCATTTGCGACTCATTTGCTGGATGCCGGAGCAGACATACGGGCAGTTAAAGAGCTGCTGGGTCACGCCTCACTTTCCACCACTCAAATCTATACCCACGTATCCAAAGAACACCTATTAAAAGTGTATCGCCAGGCACATCCGCGGGCAGAAAAGTTTGAATGAGTTGGCTGTCCCCGCGCCAGTTAATACAACTGAATACTCCTTTCAGGGCTTTAGGTAAAAAGGTGCTTAATAGTGGGTGAATTCTATTTATATTATAGCTAATAGAGAGACGATAAAATTAAGCGATTAAGGGAGCGCGGTATGAAAAGTACCTCTTTTCTAAAAACAGCATTTTTGTTAATGTTGTGGATACTCTCCTTATCCACTGTGCAGGCGCAGGTCTATCCTGATACAATTTGGGTTCCTGTAACATTTTATGATTTTCACTCCGATCGTTCTAATCCCGAATTTGAACAACGTCATCAGGCTGGACTTAAAACTGGTATGGTTGCCCCTTATTTGGATGAAGATGATAAACCACTACCCGGTCCTGAGCCATACATGAATCATTATATCAAATATTGGTATCGCCATTGGGAGGAAGCGGCAAAGGGGGATTATACTATTCCGGTCTACACTCCAAGGGCCAGACAGGCAATGGGACACACCGGACAGGAGGAGCGGTATGAAGAGTTCAGGCTCCATTATCCCGATAAGGAGATCCCCCCTCAGGGCTTACCCGAGCGTTTCGGTGGTGATCGATGGGAGATGGAATACCGACAGGAAGTTACCTATGAAGGAACCCGGCGGGTAGACCATGACACTTCGTTTATAAATATGGTTATTGAAGATTCATTGCCATTTTCCCACATCGGGGATGGGGTGTATGAGTTTAGAGATGCTGAATTTTTTCCGCTGGATAACAGAGGGTTTGGCAATGAGTGGAACCATGAACTCGAAAACTACGAGTGGAACCAACAGCAGGGAATTAACCCCGATCGTAACTACTCCTTTACTATGGAGTTACACTGGAAATTCGTAAAAGAGCCAGGAATGACTTTCTGGTTTCAGGGTGATGATGATGTGTGGGCTTTTGTGGACAGAAGACTTGCTTTGGATCTAGGTGGAATTAAAGAGGCAGAAATCGGGCATTTTAATGTGGATGATCTGCCGGGGCTTGAGGATGGACGTGAATATGACATGCATGTATTCTATGCCGAACGTCATTCCGCTGCTTCAACCATATGGATTCAAACCAACATTATCTTCTCTCCATCACAACTGCTGGTTTATCCTGAACCCGGGGCACCTAATGAGGGCTCAAATCAGCCGATATCTTCAGAACAAACTATTACCGCCGGAGTTCCCTTTGAGTTTTATGGGCATATTTTTGACGACAACGATGAGTGGAGACCCGAATACGCCGATGGGATTATCTGGGAAGTGGAGAGTGGTGACGCTGAGCTGTTAAACGATCGTGGTTCACGCAATGTTCTCAATT
This portion of the Chitinispirillales bacterium ANBcel5 genome encodes:
- the rfbC gene encoding dTDP-4-dehydrorhamnose 3,5-epimerase, with product MEFLQTELNGVILIKPDVFRDNRGFFLESYSREKFQHAGIDTDFIQDNHSRSVKRGVIRGLHFQAPPAAQSKLVRVTKGAVMDIVVDLREQSPTFGKWSSFELTEENFNILFVPKGFAHGFCTLTENCELQYKVDYPYAPSLDRGIKWNDPELKIDWPVKDPVLSDKDASLPSFRETEICF
- a CDS encoding tyrosine recombinase XerC codes for the protein MNIHKMMQPEPLDKKGGMLYLHLNRSGIGKKVQMKTELEKVIFDFLEYTKKEKGYSENTLCAYRRDLAQFVEFLNKAGVPPSIKTSLNKSAIRTFSYSVREKGLKPKTLARKLAAIKSLCHYCVKQKILSANPSKALATPRIEKPLPVFLTRSQAEELNSAEAPTKEPIRNRAIIELFYGSGIRLSELHGLNIGDIDKHSMTLKVLGKGNKERIVPVTKVALELTEHYLRERAQTGLSDPVFTTKEGARLSRRQIERIVSKGLQGVSLRNKRSPHVLRHSFATHLLDAGADIRAVKELLGHASLSTTQIYTHVSKEHLLKVYRQAHPRAEKFE
- the ftsH gene encoding ATP-dependent zinc metalloprotease FtsH, with the translated sequence MADNELGRGAGNGKNGEPGTQGKFVMWRFLMWAAILTILFSYIFGSFTSEQRVSIPYSEFKNQVRTGNISEVMIRGEEIEGEFVEYYTEEIADGETVEYSHFATVKPPFDDSDLMGLLEEGNVTINAQTTERNWLFSTILLLLPWALVLLYFVYAGGRIQRQMKGFGGGGGLFSVGKSKAKRFEKEMTNTSYDHVAGLSNAKKDLQEIVDYLKDPGKFAKLGATIPKGVLLMGPPGTGKTLLAKATAGEAGVPFFSTSGSEFIEMFVGVGASRVRDMFETAKKEAPAIIFIDELDSVGRARGTGLGGSHDEREQTLNQILSEMDGFEAHQSVVVIAATNRPDVLDPALTRPGRFDRQIALELPQKTARLDILKIHASHVPVDPDLNLEKVAARTVGFSGADLQNLVNEAALLAGRKDKQTVDIKDFDEAQDKILLGAEREDKLNDSEKKIVAYHEAGHALVAKLLPEADPLQKVTIIARGRSLGATEQIPDTDRHNFNREYLLSRISVALGGRVSEKLIFDEFTSGAAQDLKHVTQIARKMVCQWGMSEKIGPATFTQGEEHPFLGRDMIQQKDFSEHTAKMIDEEIQRIIVDQEQKTYRILNENKEKLNRLAEALIEHETLENGEIEKLLNSVDTSENSPTKK
- a CDS encoding fibro-slime domain-containing protein; protein product: MKSTSFLKTAFLLMLWILSLSTVQAQVYPDTIWVPVTFYDFHSDRSNPEFEQRHQAGLKTGMVAPYLDEDDKPLPGPEPYMNHYIKYWYRHWEEAAKGDYTIPVYTPRARQAMGHTGQEERYEEFRLHYPDKEIPPQGLPERFGGDRWEMEYRQEVTYEGTRRVDHDTSFINMVIEDSLPFSHIGDGVYEFRDAEFFPLDNRGFGNEWNHELENYEWNQQQGINPDRNYSFTMELHWKFVKEPGMTFWFQGDDDVWAFVDRRLALDLGGIKEAEIGHFNVDDLPGLEDGREYDMHVFYAERHSAASTIWIQTNIIFSPSQLLVYPEPGAPNEGSNQPISSEQTITAGVPFEFYGHIFDDNDEWRPEYADGIIWEVESGDAELLNDRGSRNVLNSNKANSTTVIKGTFHDPEYPDNPPSEVRITFTIEPGPAYMLDIVEDSLNFNRHQKDDFDGLYFAENESMAEIFAVVRDRFGNYIHHAENPQWQSLDHNVADVQRISTSSALVTKNFIGVGEETFIVVRQDDLLPDTIAVGSIGEKNVSASPNPFVPGKTNLSNQLPAQSLEFYRNVINNNTHGTLITIDTPKPLRAETQGSEYFGRVLIYDAVGNLVRSDLKLRRALASRSYGVVWDGYNANGRRVGPGVYLVTISGTDVDGKRITETYKVGVRK
- a CDS encoding leucyl aminopeptidase family protein, which encodes MKINLSKTAHFQTQIIPIAQNSNSKIVDFSGKKTETALRYEGESAKIYCGVGEQKDISSRVLRSAVARGVQIALEAKRSQVSLILSDKEWLNDELASSCIEGALLGSYKFSKYKSEPPVLLQDLEIITETLNENEVKKTKSICEAVNYTRDLVNENASTMTPEQMAKEAKTLGEELSMKVTVLDEKEIEHQKLGLIQAVGQGSVYPPRLIIIEYNGNQKEEQKIAILGKGITFDSGGQNLKPSGSIETMREDMAGGATVLGIMKSIGTLKPNSNVIGVIAAAHNAIGSTAFFPGDIYRSYSGKTVEICNTDAEGRLVLADAISYCKDKYSPSTIVDLATLTGGVMVAFADVVAGLFSNHDKVAQDLFEAGEQSGERLWRLPLYQEYSESLKSDISDLRNLSKFKRGHASSIIGAAFLKEFVEDVPWAHIDIAGTAFNEGSAKAEIPQFGTGFGVRLLVNYLLKQ
- a CDS encoding ACP S-malonyltransferase, which codes for MSKTAVLFPGQGSQYLGMGRDLFKEDTLFRSLIEMASDLTGKNVEDICCNGPETALIRPTYLQPLIVSISLCYFNRLEQQGLGVDVFAGHSLGEISALAAADVITVEEAVTIAVKRGQLMDKVANDHSGGMMAVLMLSVEEVRALLKDIGDPERIVIANDNAPGQVVISGETEMLQKFCAYGRGRPVMIKVAGPWHSPFMKEACSEYREWVKPIEFFAPKTPLILNATATIENNPETIKQHHIAQLTNPVYWRDCMTTLSGLFTETIFEVGPGKIISGLARANGLRRGVSYFSIDSCKSIDMLMQQAAV
- the rfbA gene encoding glucose-1-phosphate thymidylyltransferase RfbA, translated to MKYKGIILAGGSGTRLYPITIAVSKQLMPVYDKPMIYYPLSILMLAGIRDILIITTPQDSESFKKLLGDGKQWGINLSYAQQKRPEGLAQAFIIGKEFLGDSPAALILGDNLFWGHGLVQCLREAISRETGATIFAYRVHDPSRYGVVEFDKDGKAISLEEKPSEPKSKYAIPGIYFYDSNVSDLTSTLKPSQRGELEITDLNRLYLEQNQLHVVNLGRGIAWLDTGTHESMLKASEFVETIQTRQGQKVSCPEEIAYRLNYIDSEQLTKVANPMKHNAYGQYLLELANGNFEEV